A region of the Ranitomeya variabilis isolate aRanVar5 chromosome 5, aRanVar5.hap1, whole genome shotgun sequence genome:
GCAGATCACTTGGCGCTGGTGTACTTGGTGACGGCCTTGGTGCCCTCGGACACGGCGTGCTTGGCCAGCTCTCCGGGCAGCAGCAGGCGCACGGCGGTCTGGATCTCCCGGGAGGTGATGGTGGAGCGCTTGTTGTAGTGAGCCAGGCGGGAGGCTTCCCCTGCGATGCGCTCGAAGATGTCGTTGACGAAGGAGTTCATGATGCCCATGGCCTTGGAGGAGATGCCGGTGTCGGGGTGGACCTGCTTTAGCACCTTGTACACGTAGATGGCGTAGCTCTCcttcctgctcttcctccgcttcTTGCCGTCCTTCTTCTGGGTCTTGGTTACGGCTTTCTTGGAGCCCTTCTTGGGGGCTGGAGCAGACTTGGGATCAGCCATAATGAACGCAAATAGTTCTTGTCACAAGTGAGAGTAAAAAAATGATCCTGACTCTCCCAGAGCAGCGGAATTTATAGCCGGCCCATGCAAATGAGCACTGATGTCAGATCGCTGTGCCATTGGGTGAGAAAATCAGGTGATCAACATCAGAAGCTCCGCCCTCTGCAGTTCATTGGTTATTCCATAAATAAATCTCCCCTCCATGGGCCGCGCCCCCAGACTGTGATGTAAATCCCCATATACTGTTGCGTACCCCCGTATACTGCGGTGTTTGTCCATATAGCAAGgtataccctcatatagtgctGTACAGCTCCATATTTCGCTGTATAAACTCCAGATGGTGCTTTATATcctcaaatagtgctgtatacctTACACGTAATGTTGTGTATATAGCACTGTAAACCCTCCGTCCATATGTGCTATATACTCCTCTTATAGAGCTACAAACACCATGTTGTACTACATACCCTCAATAGAGCGCTGGGAACCCCCATGTATCGGTTTTACCCATGCATAGTGATGTATACCCCCCTATAGTGCTGCATTCTTTATATAGGAGCTTTTACCTTGGTCGGTCGTGACTTTATTACTACCCCCTGAAGAAGCCAGGTCGAAACGTACCTTGGGGTGAGGAGGATCTCTGTGGCAGTTTTTGGCATCCACGTTGACATTGCCATCCTTGCGCAGCGTCCTGACAGGTACTATAATGGTGATTTTGTGCTATTGAGCAGGGACTGTGTGGCATTATCGCTGTGGTTGATGGTTTGTCTAGGCTCATTGGAGTTCATGAGATATTTAGATTCACAGCCTTCACCTGTACTGGTGATAATGGTATGCTGGTCTTGAATGACATATGCCAGCGTGGGATTTTCCAGCTCCAGGCTATTCTTTTATAGGTGTAATTGTTCTATATGTTACCCCATAGAATGGATATATACTATATTACGGGGTTCCTATTTATTGCTATGGTGGAGCTGTATACTTACCATCTTTGGTTAAGCATATTGCCATACCGTCTGGAGCCCCTTCTGTTGAATGTCTTTATGATTGTTTTTTGTCGATTATCTTTTAAAAAATATTGATGATTTTAATTATATGGTTCGCTACTGTTTGACTACGTATTAGTAGGTCTTTTTTGTGAGTATGTATTATTGAAGTGCCAGTGTGGTGATATACAGGGACTCATTTAGTTGCCTTTATTGCTATCGGGTCGGTGCGATCCTCTCACTGATGTTCTCACTGTCGCAAGTGATCGGAGGACGCCACCTATTGCAAGGAGCAGAGGAGCAGTGATCGGATCTCGGCCTCTCCCCTGTGCTCCTCACCCGGATCTCTCTCTCAGCTGACCAGATTGTCTGTTCAGAGCCCAGGACTGATCGCTGCGACATTTCCCCAACTAGAAACAACTGGTGAGAACCGTCAATAACTGAATGTCCGAAGCAACAAATCACCTGCGAGGAGAATGCGGCCACCGATCAGTCAGTGTGCCGGCTCCCCGCTATGTCCAGCGCCGCTATTCAGGGACAGACCCCACtgtcctctcctacagaccctgatTTCTTATTTATAAAGGACCTTCCTGGCAGAGGAGGGGGCAGCAGAGCATAAGGAAGATGTCGCCGATGACAGTGGTTGCCATGGCAGTCGGAGGTCTAGGACACTACCCGTGTCCCCACTATGTATTTGCTTGTTTTTTATTTCTCTACTTGATGAAAAATgcagtaaatgtaaaaaaatggaaTCAAAACTCCATATATAAAAGTACTATCACATACACACTGCAATTTATCGACAGGCAGAGCCAGGACAATACACGGATAGGGCGCGGACAGAACACGGCCTCTGGTGTCATTTGTTGCCTTTGCTCAGTGGCTCAAGTAATAAAACCCACAGCACACGGAAAAGCGCAGCATAACGGGGTACACATCACTATATAGGGGGCATACGGCACAGTGCTTGTATCAATCTCCCCACTGACAAAGCCGCCCACCCCGTCATTACATGAGCTGCTCCTCCGCTGCCTCCTGCGGATCCGTGTCCTCTCAGAGCGCTGGGTCCTTGCGCCTCTTCCACATTCTTCTGCTAAGCGGCGGACATGAGCTGTTAACTCTCTCGTTGCTCACTGACTTTTCCAGCCGTTCCTCcttgtaagggcttgtttccacatgcgagaatcacgtccgtgtctcgcatgtagaaaccaagctctggcgccggcactcaggagcggagctgtgcggctccatgtgttcctatgcggccgcacgctctgctccggagtgcagacaccagagcttggtttctacatgcgagacacggacgtgattctcgcatgtggaaacaagccctgatCGGAGCTCTCTGCGTTTTGTCGCCGACTTTCATCTGATGTTCCACCATTTTCTCCTTCAGAGCTGCTGTTGAATGTTCAGGAGACGGTTGGTTACAGCTCATTGTGCTGTATCGGAGCCTTCAAACATCAGCGAACACTAAAAGGGTCATCCTGAAGTGCTCCGATGACTCCCGGCGAGTTTTAGGGCGGATTTCTAGATTAATGATATGACGTTCCCACACGTCGCGCTGTTTTGTCTTCTCACAAAGCTGTGTCAGATCGAGCGATCTGCTAGTGTTCAGTGATCAACGAACGATTTCCACCCAACAGGGGTCTGAATCCCCGGAGCAGTATCCGTTCTCTAATATAACACAAGCTCCGGATATATTTAGTATAcatattgttatggaaatattagggttggataaatatatccctgtgtgtgctgtggccgctcccaattagactgagtattttgagcgctcatcaagaatggactgtacacaactgtgacagaacaacattccatcaatactgatactttattgtacatacatagttttatattttcacatagaaaggagtggttaggggttgtcaggggtggttagttaattatcatattgtctagctcctctgtcattggtcatctagacatatatggaatattgtgattaatgctcatatgactgctgatcaagcaactaaactcgagttctctgtctaggacaaagtggagacacctgaccagcagtcaccaaacatctgactctcttctgcttttaggggtggaaaaccccatataatctgtctggcttatatcagtttgtcagccattttaaaccattgattataatatatattagctgtgagcatataagtatatatttgattatagaggagtatacatgcaagtgagatctacatgatatatatatttctatcacaagccccccttagatatcacttgccctaatcctagcctcctgtcccaaagcgctgcaactcttttgtgctgttggcgaactgacacaagcctaacgcctgtgccccactccatacagacttttcgcaaatgggcggtcaggagatctgtccctaacgggggttcgttgcaatcagtctcttagtcaatagcaggtgtagtgagcgatgtgcagtctttatcaggtaggtcatctgttcggtcaggcagggcatccacgacatcattctggcttgggtgtcatcttctggtaggggagctttcttgccatgcgatgagtggatccaagcgagtcttccctccagtttcacagagtttggtgtcatcagcagcacttgagcaggaccatcaaatctgggatcgagtggtgttctccttacaagctttttcaccaacacccagtctcctggcttctaggagtgcataccggacactgaatctggatctggcaatgaagaaaaaaactcgagaatggatgttagcaagtttcttggtgatttcaattacataagcagacaaagtatcatattgcataatcagctgctaagggaaaggatacccctaacctgggactagacacaaacaaaatttcatatggtaacagctttcctgggcctctgggagtgtgcctaacactgagtagtgtgattgggagtgtgtaggcctaagtctgatcctactgctgactagatctctcgtgtgagatttgctgtgaatgcgggtccctggtcactctctatcacttctgggaccccatagctgcatatctcgtctctgagagtagcttctttgcagtagtctttgctgactggttcttcactgggaaagcttctggctgtcatcttgagaacatgtccacggccacaagggcatattcgaattctccacttggcggcatctggatgtggtctatctggatcctctggaagggggtacagtggtctggcaagttgatgtgtgggaactttcttcattcttccagggttgcatttgccacaggtcagacagctgtttatgaacttggctgttagggtggagatttctggagtgaaccagtaagcaccaatcggatcattcatctgtgtctttaatctgtgtgtgggcccatgtgcccactggaccaccatagggtacatgcttcggggtaaactgggtttgtagtccatttagtatacccttcctttttcatgtgttgctcacttctgcatccagcattccttcttgtcctttggggcttgctcttgcaacttttttgagcagatcccaggatgtcatcttgtcaggtttcctgtcttcagccgtcctgtagtagccgtccggctctacgacctcttccacttgtccatattgtcttcccttgactgtttctttggctgtcatatccgccatgttgttgcctcgtgcccctactgtgttcagttttccatgcgccttgacttttagcattgtcaccacttttggaagttgaagtgtgttcagcaggtccttaatggctccattgatgcttcacggttgctccgcttgctgtgaggaagtcccttgcagcccagatgggtccgaagtcgtgtgctatgccatgcaagtaccttgaatcggtaaacattttctcagtcttgtcttctgccatctggtaggccttcatcagcgctatcagttctgcttcctgggctgacagactgggcggcagacttctggaccacaggatctcttgattgctggtcgctgcacctcccgtgtggaatcttccttcatcatctgcaaatctggagccatccacatagaggatcaactctgggttggtcagtggctcttctgccaccttgggtagtcctgctgtttcctgttgcatgatgctgaagcaatcatggtcatccgtccggagcaaatttagatccctgcagaaggtatcatgcagattttgatcagactttttatctgaggatccgtatctgtatccccccttgggagtgggagtagagtgggcggattgaggactgtgcatttggagatggtgacattgtggggcaggagtagagagcactggaggcgaagatgcctggcggtggagagatgttttggcttggtttggttgaggattgctgagatgtcatgcagagccaggatttccaatggtttttccactgatgtcagtagtcctgtccaggagggcgtgtgctgcaactgctgccttcatgcgggaggaagaggcttcccttgcaactggatccaggcaagctgaaaagtagtccgaaagtctctgctttcccccctgaagctgtgtcaggactccagtagcaaggccttcttttctcatcaagtagagatggaatggcttcttgtagtcggataggcctagtgctggcgctgagactacagagccttttaacttcttgaacgaactgaaggccacatctgtctggaggaacggggtcacactgacgtattcacactgaggctgcattaggacggaagcatcagggatccaggctctgcaatatgaaactagaccaaggaaggcctgtagcacctttggagttgtcggagggaccatcttctctactgtggtcttccggtcatctgtcaggtatttcacctggtgagcaatacagtgtctctggaacgtaacttgcttcagacaccactggactttgttctttgagatcttgcagtgctgctccgccaggtagagtaggagatacaaggaatgggctttaaacgtgtcaaagtcaactgcacaaaggagtagattgtccatgtattgtagcagggttacttctgcttgttctgtgactcagttggtgagaactgtggacattgctttggtgaactgtgaagggctgttctgggcccactgtggcatcactgtccatgtgtggtgtcccccctggtgcattaaggcaaacaggaactggtcttccggatgaactggaacactggagaaaacgttagccaggttgttcactgtgaacacttttgctgtggcaggcacatttgagagcagagtgtgcggattcggcataaatgcagtttcaaacactgtggcgtcattcacagctctcaggtcatataccattctgaacttggctggctctccttttacagtctttttcttgacggggaaaagcggggtattgcaaggcgatgtgcgaggaacaatgattcctatttccaggcagaccttcagttggtcagaggcagcttgactctaggcctggcctgggccttacgagggtacggggtacatggcttgagtgacacccgtactggggcaacttgaggttttctcacgtgctggggtcccttagaccatagactttctggtactacgtccagtacctccttgagtaggcctcattggttgcttaatgttcttgtagggccgccagcatgactcttcttgggtcagggatgaagaaagtgtcactgtcccatctccctggaacactgtggttgccttcagcttctgcagtaggttcgctcccagtacgttgagtggcaggtcctttacaccacaaactgggacaggatagagtgtcctggctgagtgcacacgctcagtggctttgtaagctgagaatgtctgacttgaccatcaatgcccatgcgagacacagaggattctgataggcaggtgggatcagtgagttccacatgtgtcatcacacttctggctgcaccactttggatctgacaacgccatccactttaagggtaatttgaggtattggtcttgcagatgaagttttacatgtcaggagcatagtgtcttgcgggcctggcttgcttgcctttgtcatatggacggggtacttcactgctttctgcacttcctccttgacctgtttctctggaccaactcttgggttgcatgagtccagtctcttcgggggcgtgagtgctttgcactggttctggaaatggccaaacttgccacagatgtaacacttgacacttcttctgtctttgtagggtggttgcacttccaggttagtggtcaccatgagaggggctgtcttctgcacccctggttgagacttaatccttttggctactgtggacaacggcatgatgggtactgtagctgcagcggggtccggcctgctgattgaagctgcggtggtaagacggggcctgcaggtgcattcgtggcgaggcccgggggtgccatgaggctggcggctgcatccaacccaaggtcttggggcattacaggggctgcggctgcatctgccgtcacttcttacccctggtctgacatagcttctcccctttgctaaccttattgaggttggtgtctcctctctggagtctgcagcggttcttctggtgtgtcgatcggcactttgtagcgtcttcacctctggctccccttccagcgttctcagcagcatggcacccgtttccttcttcgcgctctttgtggtgctataatggcggcagttttggtgacaatcggcaataaacagtctcctaggcgcacataaaacatttttttttttttttttctgggtcagtccactgctattgacctgttcctaggcttagccactatcagtggtttcctgattggctgtctcagtccatgcccaaaggcctgtgtatctggtcatgaatggtaaagcccaagtcttgggatacttgcattactctgcaatgaaacttctttacagactctgtcttatcttggctcatgtcatggcttctcctgccaatctgcctttggcccacttctctgagttgttcaattagctgtggccctgactcccaagcgtgtacatctgattctgctggaagtttgagttgttccttcatgattggccagagtgcgtcacctgcttctattttcattcatggcccagagatcattccaggtggctgcatatgtttgctgcttctgctacattcttcggtaaaatggcatgggatgcatccctgggtctggaaaattgtcacctgacttgaagtgcagtgcacatagtgtaatggcggtgcctctatctgcccctgcattcttggtgcctgtgggtttcttttctagtactagacagcatgtatgatgttccctcttcatcttcatcagaggaatagttgtgatggcttgtaccggggtcgtacactgactgattttgaacttagaagttgcttttttatgtgaggatgtctccccccttgctgaagctatgatggattaggcttataatttcatgttggtgtgaatgtggatgtaggcagctctgaccggtgctgaagctgtacattatcaatacatggtgatatcaaagttcacgtaaaaccttaagggttacaatattgttgactgtgaaatgaggtaacggaggatctgtcagtgagctcgttctgatatcattcctcccccctctgcacccagggctgagctgactgctgcctgatatgtctggggctgcccactgtagggggggctttcaccttctttccccgatatcacaactggcaatggctggactgtgccagggacaccttgtgctgtaagcaccatattgtttgaattgggcgttggcccagccggcaacacggaggaaaaaagaggaagaagaaggaggaggggttgaggagtgagacaaaggaatagtaggaggggagagagaatgtggagagagagagaagaaaggtgtggtgggggagtggataaggagggaggagaagatggagggtggagggaggagagagggaggagaagagaggagtggagaaagaggggaagagagagaagagaaaaaatgtggaggaagaggaaaggagagagagagagagagagagagagtgcggagagaaaagactgacagaggaaaaagaggatagattagaacaacaagaataatagagaggagcaattatgccttctccctgtagggagagacggggcgcaccacatactgtgcaaaaataactacctacacc
Encoded here:
- the LOC143773941 gene encoding histone H2B 1.1-like; this translates as MADPKSAPAPKKGSKKAVTKTQKKDGKKRRKSRKESYAIYVYKVLKQVHPDTGISSKAMGIMNSFVNDIFERIAGEASRLAHYNKRSTITSREIQTAVRLLLPGELAKHAVSEGTKAVTKYTSAK